A portion of the Streptococcus sp. Marseille-Q6470 genome contains these proteins:
- the pflB gene encoding formate C-acetyltransferase produces MVVKTVVEAQDIFDKAWEGFKGVDWKEKASVSRFVQANYTPYDGDESFLAGPTERSLHIKKIVEETKAHYEETRFPMDTRPTSIADIPAGFIDKENEVIYGIQNDELFKLNFMPKGGIRMAETTLKENGYEPDPAVHEIFTKYVTTVNDGIFRAYTSNIRRARHAHTVTGLPDAYSRGRIIGVYARLALYGADYLMQEKVNDWNSIEEIDEETIRLREEINLQYQALQQVVRLGDLYGVDVRKPAMNVKEAIQWVNIAFMSVCRVINGAATSLGRVPIVLDIYAERDLARGTFTESEIQEFVDDFVMKLRTVKFARTKAYDQLYSGDPTFITTSMAGMGNDGRHRVTKMDYRFLNTLDNIGNSPEPNLTVLWTDKLPYNFRHYCMHMSHKHSSIQYEGVTTMAKDGYGEMSCISCCVSPLDPENEEQRHNIQYFGARVNVLKALLTGLNGGYDDVHKDYKVFDIEPIRDEVLEFESVKANFEKSLDWLTDTYVDALNIIHYMTDKYNYEAVQMAFLPTKQRANMGFGICGFANTVDTLSAIKYATVKPIRDENGYIYDYETIGEYPRWGEDDPRSNELAEWLIEAYTTRLRSHKLYKDAEATVSLLTITSNVAYSKQTGNSPVHKGVYLNEDGSVNLSKLEFFSPGANPSNKAKGGWLQNLNSLASLDFGYAADGISLTTQVSPRALGKTRDEQVDNLVTILDGYFENGGQHVNLNVMDLNDVYEKIMSGEDVIVRISGYCVNTKYLTPEQKTELTQRVFHEVLSMDDALS; encoded by the coding sequence ATGGTTGTTAAGACAGTTGTTGAAGCACAGGACATTTTTGACAAAGCCTGGGAAGGCTTTAAAGGTGTTGACTGGAAAGAAAAAGCAAGTGTATCACGCTTTGTACAAGCTAACTACACACCTTATGATGGAGATGAAAGCTTCCTTGCAGGACCAACAGAGCGTTCACTTCACATCAAAAAAATCGTAGAAGAAACTAAAGCACACTACGAAGAAACTCGTTTCCCAATGGACACTCGTCCAACTTCTATCGCTGACATCCCTGCAGGATTCATCGACAAAGAAAACGAAGTTATTTATGGTATCCAAAACGATGAACTCTTCAAATTGAACTTCATGCCAAAAGGTGGTATCCGTATGGCTGAAACTACTTTGAAAGAAAATGGATACGAGCCAGACCCAGCTGTTCACGAAATTTTCACAAAATATGTAACAACTGTTAACGACGGTATCTTCCGTGCTTACACTTCAAACATCCGTCGTGCTCGCCACGCTCACACTGTAACTGGTCTTCCAGATGCATATTCACGTGGACGTATCATCGGTGTTTATGCGCGTCTTGCTCTTTACGGTGCAGACTACTTGATGCAAGAAAAAGTGAACGATTGGAACTCAATCGAAGAAATCGATGAAGAAACAATCCGTCTTCGTGAAGAAATCAACCTTCAATATCAAGCATTGCAACAAGTTGTACGCTTGGGTGATCTTTACGGAGTTGACGTTCGCAAACCAGCGATGAACGTTAAAGAAGCTATCCAATGGGTAAACATTGCCTTCATGTCTGTCTGCCGTGTTATCAACGGTGCAGCTACATCTCTAGGACGTGTGCCAATCGTATTGGATATCTACGCAGAACGTGACCTTGCTCGTGGTACATTTACTGAATCAGAAATCCAAGAATTTGTTGATGATTTCGTTATGAAACTTCGTACAGTTAAATTTGCTCGTACAAAAGCTTATGACCAATTGTACTCAGGTGACCCAACCTTCATCACAACTTCTATGGCTGGTATGGGTAACGACGGTCGTCACCGTGTTACTAAGATGGACTACCGTTTCTTGAACACTCTTGATAACATCGGTAACTCTCCAGAACCAAACTTGACAGTTCTTTGGACTGACAAATTGCCATACAACTTCCGCCACTACTGTATGCACATGAGCCACAAACACTCTTCAATCCAATACGAAGGTGTTACAACAATGGCTAAAGACGGATACGGTGAAATGAGCTGTATCTCATGTTGTGTATCTCCACTTGACCCAGAAAACGAAGAACAACGTCACAACATCCAGTACTTCGGTGCTCGCGTTAACGTTCTTAAAGCTCTTCTTACTGGTTTGAACGGTGGTTACGACGATGTTCATAAAGACTATAAAGTATTTGACATCGAACCAATCCGCGACGAAGTTCTTGAATTCGAATCAGTTAAAGCAAACTTTGAAAAATCTCTTGACTGGTTGACTGACACTTACGTAGATGCTTTGAACATCATCCACTACATGACTGATAAGTACAACTACGAAGCTGTTCAAATGGCCTTCTTGCCAACTAAACAACGTGCTAACATGGGATTCGGTATCTGTGGATTTGCTAACACTGTTGATACATTGTCAGCTATCAAGTACGCTACAGTTAAACCAATCCGTGACGAAAATGGCTACATCTACGATTACGAAACAATCGGTGAATACCCACGTTGGGGTGAAGATGACCCACGTTCAAACGAATTGGCAGAATGGTTGATCGAAGCTTACACAACTCGTCTACGTAGCCACAAACTTTACAAAGACGCAGAAGCTACTGTATCACTTTTGACAATCACATCTAACGTTGCTTACTCTAAACAAACTGGTAACTCACCAGTCCACAAAGGTGTATACCTCAACGAAGATGGTTCTGTGAACTTGTCTAAACTTGAATTCTTCTCACCAGGTGCTAACCCATCTAACAAAGCTAAAGGTGGATGGTTGCAAAACTTGAACTCACTTGCTAGCCTTGACTTTGGTTACGCAGCTGATGGTATCTCATTGACAACTCAAGTTTCACCACGTGCTCTTGGTAAAACTCGTGACGAACAAGTTGATAACTTAGTAACAATCCTTGATGGTTACTTCGAAAACGGTGGACAACACGTTAACTTGAACGTTATGGACTTGAACGATGTTTACGAAAAGATCATGTCAGGTGAAGACGTAATCGTACGTATCTCTGGATACTGTGTAAACACTAAATACCTCACTCCAGAACAAAAAACTGAATTAACACAACGTGTCTTCCACGAAGTTCTTTCAATGGATGATGCATTGAGCTAA